Sequence from the Terriglobales bacterium genome:
ACCATGAAGAGCCGGTAGGCGGTAATGGGGATCACGGAGGAGACGCAACCTATGACTCCGATGACGAACAGCACTTCCAGCAAGCGAATGAGGAATGTGATGAGTGTGTTCACGAGTTAGAAATTGCATATTCTTCCGGCTGTAAAGTTTCGAGAGTGCCCTCAGCCAACCAGAAGTGAAAGCCGCATAGTTTTGCGCGCATTGCCAGAGAAAGAACTCTCAGGTTCGGCTCTTCGCGGGTCACCTCGCCGGTAATGATCAGCTCGGCTGCTTCTGCTGTTGACTGGCGATAGACGCGAAATACGGCGCTCTCAACACCGGGCAGCAGGTAGAACAGCAACTGGCGTACTGCCATGGCATCTTCCAGAGCCTGCAGCGATGCGTTGTGTTCACCCACAGCGCGAGGCAGGTCGGCATCCCATGGATCTGGAGGGCGCGCCACCCACTCGCACTCGGCGACAACACCTTTTAATTCGAGCCGCAACAGACAGAGAGGCGCGCGAGACAGTGCACCGAAGCGCAATTGAGTTCGCAGCCTGCGAACAAAGTCACCGACTTTGCACAATTGCGTTACCACCTCGCTCACTTCTCCTTTATTGAGACGTGTGGGCAGGATGCCCCACGGCTCGCCGGGGCAGGCCCCACACGATAGCCGGGCGAGACGCCGGCGCTGCTGCACAGCCGGGATGTCTCCCCTTCATCACGCCCAAAGAGCGGCATAGACTGGGAACCCGGCTGTGCCAAACAAAGCACTCAGAGTGCGGCAACTCCGCGCTCCTGGCTTCGGATGCGAATGGCCTCTTCCACTTTGTACAGGAAGATTTTTCCGTCGCCGATTTTGCCGGTGGCCGCTGTCTTGATGATGGCGTCAACAGCGTCGTCCACAAGCTTATCGTCTAACACCAGTTCGAGCTTGATCTTGGGTATGAGATCAACCTTGTATTCATTGCCGCGATAGGCTTCGGTATGACCCTTCTGCCGTCCATGTCCCCGGACTTCCGATACCGTCATCCCCTCAACACCGAGCGCAATCAGAGCTTCTTTGACCAGGTCAAACTTAGTCGGCTTAATAATCGCTTCAACTTTAGTCATCTTTTTTCTCCACGTGGGTTGTAGATCAAATTG
This genomic interval carries:
- a CDS encoding P-II family nitrogen regulator, with protein sequence MTKVEAIIKPTKFDLVKEALIALGVEGMTVSEVRGHGRQKGHTEAYRGNEYKVDLIPKIKLELVLDDKLVDDAVDAIIKTAATGKIGDGKIFLYKVEEAIRIRSQERGVAAL